Proteins encoded together in one Catellatospora citrea window:
- the cofC gene encoding 2-phospho-L-lactate guanylyltransferase, which produces MYAPGVTVLVPLKPLAEAKSRLRGAAARHEDLVLDLARATVSAALAAEGVARVLVVTRDARAAAVLRACGAGVLADEGRDLNDALRRAAAAVAGGDAPPVGAGHLSRPAVAAGPVVALPADVPALRPTELSEALAAAAGRRAFVPDAAGVGTVLLVAAPGGALDPRFGPGSAGAHEHSGALRLAGAWPTLRRDVDTAADLAVVRGWGVLCEDVTA; this is translated from the coding sequence GTGTACGCACCCGGAGTCACCGTGCTGGTGCCGCTGAAGCCGCTCGCCGAGGCGAAGAGCCGGCTGCGCGGGGCCGCCGCCCGACACGAGGATCTGGTGCTGGATCTCGCCCGCGCCACCGTGTCCGCCGCCCTGGCCGCCGAGGGGGTGGCGAGGGTGCTGGTGGTGACCCGGGACGCCCGTGCCGCGGCGGTGCTGCGCGCCTGCGGCGCGGGCGTGCTGGCCGACGAGGGCCGGGACCTGAACGACGCGCTCCGGCGGGCCGCGGCCGCGGTGGCCGGGGGCGACGCGCCACCCGTCGGCGCCGGGCACCTGAGCCGTCCGGCGGTCGCTGCCGGGCCGGTGGTGGCGCTGCCCGCCGACGTCCCGGCGCTGCGCCCCACCGAGTTGTCCGAAGCGCTGGCCGCGGCGGCCGGACGCCGGGCGTTCGTGCCGGACGCGGCGGGTGTGGGCACGGTGCTGCTGGTGGCCGCGCCCGGCGGCGCGCTCGACCCCCGGTTCGGGCCGGGGTCGGCCGGCGCGCACGAGCACTCCGGCGCGCTGCGCCTGGCCGGGGCGTGGCCGACACTGCGGCGCGACGTCGACACCGCCGCCGATCTGGCCGTGGTGCGGGGCTGGGGGGTGCTCTGCGAGGACGTGACCGCGTAG
- a CDS encoding lysophospholipid acyltransferase family protein, with protein sequence MARRRLGFWSRFAVCLVKPPLIALTKRDWRGWEHIPADGGVILAVNHVSHADPFTTAHYVYDSGRWPQFLGKESVFRIPLAGKILYWCRQIPVHRGTADAVKALDAAVAAVRAGGAIVIYPEGTTTKEPDLWPMRGKTGVARLALATGAPVIPIATWGPEKIFDPRTKKIRLMPKIPVSLWAGPPVDLSKWAGAEPSATVLNEMTDAVMIRLRDLLAEIRGGQAPPIWSPTGSAADSDAAAAQPAAPDATKDGAR encoded by the coding sequence TTGGCGCGGCGCAGGCTGGGCTTCTGGTCGCGGTTCGCGGTGTGCTTGGTCAAGCCGCCGCTGATCGCGCTGACCAAGCGGGACTGGCGTGGCTGGGAGCACATCCCGGCCGACGGCGGCGTGATCCTAGCGGTCAACCACGTGTCGCACGCCGACCCGTTCACCACCGCGCACTACGTCTACGACTCCGGCCGCTGGCCGCAGTTCCTGGGCAAGGAGAGCGTCTTCCGGATCCCGCTCGCCGGGAAGATCCTGTACTGGTGCCGCCAGATCCCGGTGCACCGGGGCACGGCCGACGCGGTCAAGGCGCTCGACGCCGCGGTGGCGGCGGTGCGGGCGGGCGGTGCGATCGTGATCTACCCCGAGGGCACCACCACCAAGGAACCCGACCTGTGGCCGATGCGGGGCAAGACCGGCGTGGCCCGGCTGGCCCTGGCCACCGGCGCCCCGGTGATCCCGATCGCGACCTGGGGCCCGGAGAAGATCTTCGACCCGCGTACCAAGAAGATCCGGCTCATGCCGAAGATCCCGGTGTCGCTGTGGGCCGGACCGCCGGTCGACCTGTCGAAGTGGGCCGGCGCGGAGCCGAGCGCGACGGTGCTCAACGAGATGACGGACGCCGTCATGATCCGCCTGCGCGACCTGCTCGCCGAGATCCGCGGCGGCCAGGCCCCGCCGATCTGGAGCCCCACCGGCAGCGCCGCTGACTCCGACGCCGCCGCGGCGCAGCCCGCTGCGCCGGACGCCACCAAGGACGGGGCCCGATGA
- a CDS encoding NAD(P)H-dependent glycerol-3-phosphate dehydrogenase → MRAAVLGAGSWGSAFAKILGDAGNDVVLWARRPEIAAAIRDTGRNPEYLGNTPLGERVTATASATEAIKGAELVVLAVPSQTLRVNLGDWAADLTDDSTLVSLMKGIELGTTQRMSQVIVEAARVAPDRVAVVSGPNLAGEIALEQPAATVVACSDIDRATRVQHAITTPYFRPYTNDDVVGCELGGAVKNVIALAFGIAHAMGLGDNTKAMLITRGLAETARLGVALGADPLTFSGLAGLGDLVGTCMSPLSRNRTFGEHLGRGKSLEQAQAATRYTAEGVKSCLAIRDLARSHGVEMPITEQVERVCHEGVDPKVAVAALMSRSTKAE, encoded by the coding sequence ATGAGGGCGGCCGTGCTCGGCGCCGGTTCCTGGGGCAGCGCGTTCGCGAAGATCCTCGGCGACGCGGGCAACGACGTGGTGCTGTGGGCGCGCCGGCCGGAGATCGCCGCCGCCATCCGCGACACCGGCCGCAACCCGGAGTACCTGGGGAACACGCCGCTGGGCGAGCGGGTGACCGCCACCGCCTCGGCGACCGAGGCGATCAAGGGCGCCGAGCTGGTGGTGCTCGCCGTGCCGTCGCAGACGCTGCGGGTCAACCTGGGCGACTGGGCGGCCGACCTGACCGACGACTCGACCCTGGTGTCGCTGATGAAGGGCATCGAGCTGGGCACCACCCAGCGGATGAGCCAGGTCATCGTCGAGGCGGCGCGGGTCGCGCCGGACCGGGTCGCCGTGGTCAGCGGCCCGAACCTGGCCGGCGAGATCGCGCTGGAGCAGCCGGCCGCGACCGTGGTCGCCTGCAGCGACATCGACCGGGCCACCCGGGTGCAGCATGCGATCACCACGCCCTACTTCCGGCCGTACACCAATGACGACGTGGTGGGGTGCGAGCTGGGCGGGGCGGTCAAGAACGTGATCGCGCTGGCGTTCGGCATCGCACACGCCATGGGGCTGGGCGACAACACCAAGGCGATGCTGATCACACGTGGGCTGGCCGAGACCGCGCGGCTGGGCGTCGCGCTCGGCGCGGACCCGCTGACCTTCTCCGGCCTGGCCGGGCTCGGCGACCTCGTGGGCACCTGCATGTCGCCGCTGTCGCGCAACCGCACCTTCGGCGAGCACCTCGGCCGCGGCAAGAGCCTCGAACAGGCCCAGGCCGCGACCAGATACACCGCCGAGGGCGTCAAGAGCTGCCTGGCGATCCGGGACCTGGCCCGCTCGCACGGCGTCGAGATGCCGATCACCGAGCAGGTGGAGCGGGTCTGCCACGAGGGCGTCGACCCCAAGGTCGCCGTCGCGGCGCTGATGTCCCGCTCGACCAAGGCGGAGTGA
- a CDS encoding cystathionine gamma-lyase, with translation MTMQYGDSTRSLHAGMPEPVPGAPMLPGPVFAAPYHLDPEGYTPGVDGYGRGDNPTRRLLESAIGELEGGDCLAFASGQAAITALLLSVLRTGDTLMVPSDGYYNVRSFAASTLARLGITTVEAPTAGPYPSFEGVRLVLLETPANPGLDLVDIAAVARAAHAAGALVAVDNTTATPLSQRPLELDADVVVASGTKALAGHSDMLLGYAATNSAELLDAMRQFRTLAGAVPSPFECWLARRSMGTLALRLRQQSANGAAVAKLLREHPLADAVRWAGDSDLAARQMRIIPGLVSFELPSAEHVAAFLRASALVAAATSFGGLHSSADRRHQWGDSVPPGFVRFSCGVEDTEDLLADLTQALDTAAKL, from the coding sequence ATGACAATGCAGTACGGGGACAGCACCCGTTCCCTCCATGCAGGCATGCCCGAACCCGTCCCGGGAGCACCGATGCTGCCCGGTCCCGTGTTCGCCGCGCCCTACCACCTCGACCCGGAGGGCTACACGCCCGGCGTCGACGGGTACGGGCGGGGCGACAACCCCACCCGGCGACTGCTGGAGAGCGCGATCGGGGAGCTCGAGGGCGGCGACTGCCTCGCCTTCGCCAGCGGCCAGGCGGCGATCACCGCCCTGCTGCTGTCGGTGCTGCGCACGGGCGACACCCTGATGGTCCCCTCGGACGGGTACTACAACGTCCGCTCCTTCGCCGCGTCCACCCTGGCCCGCCTCGGCATCACCACCGTGGAGGCGCCCACCGCCGGGCCGTACCCGTCGTTCGAGGGCGTCCGGCTGGTGCTGCTGGAGACCCCGGCCAACCCGGGCCTGGACCTGGTCGACATCGCCGCGGTCGCGCGGGCCGCGCACGCCGCCGGGGCGCTGGTCGCGGTCGACAACACCACCGCCACCCCGCTCAGCCAGCGGCCCCTGGAACTCGACGCCGACGTGGTCGTCGCCTCCGGCACCAAGGCCCTCGCGGGACACTCGGACATGCTGCTGGGGTACGCCGCGACGAACTCGGCCGAACTGCTCGACGCGATGCGGCAGTTCCGCACCCTGGCCGGTGCGGTGCCCAGCCCGTTCGAGTGCTGGCTGGCGCGGCGGTCCATGGGCACCCTGGCGCTGCGGCTGCGCCAGCAGTCCGCCAACGGGGCCGCGGTCGCGAAGCTGCTACGCGAGCACCCGCTGGCCGACGCGGTCCGCTGGGCCGGTGACAGCGACCTGGCCGCCCGCCAGATGCGCATCATCCCCGGACTGGTCTCGTTCGAGCTGCCCTCGGCCGAGCACGTGGCGGCCTTCCTGCGGGCCTCGGCCCTGGTCGCCGCGGCGACCAGCTTCGGCGGCCTGCACTCCAGCGCCGACCGCCGTCACCAGTGGGGCGACAGCGTCCCGCCCGGCTTCGTGCGCTTCTCGTGCGGCGTCGAGGACACCGAGGACCTGCTCGCCGACCTCACCCAGGCCCTGGACACGGCCGCGAAGCTCTGA
- a CDS encoding D-alanine--D-alanine ligase family protein, translated as MSESSQRKTRVAVVFGGRSTEHAISCVSAGSILAALDPAEFEVVPVGITKEGRWVLTSGDPAQLAIEGRSLPEITAASGRAIVLPADPTSHELVVLEPAEGAAALAGVDVVFPALHGAYGEDGTIQGLLEMAGIPYVGANVFASAAAMDKEFTKKLAAAEGIPVGPYAVLRNGQELSEADKERLGLPVFVKPSRAGSSFGITKVNSWDQLDAALAKARAIDPKVLVEAGIVGREVECGVLESEAGGSAEASVLAEVRVVAGGHEFYDFEAKYLGEDCEYDLPANLPAEIAAEVQELAVRTFTALDCAGLARVDFFVTDDLKVYLNEINTMPGFTSTSMFPRMWAASGLDYPKLVSRLIRTAQRRGTGLH; from the coding sequence GTGAGTGAAAGCAGCCAGCGTAAGACCCGTGTCGCCGTCGTCTTCGGCGGTCGCAGCACCGAGCACGCCATCTCCTGTGTCAGCGCGGGCAGCATCCTGGCCGCGCTCGACCCGGCCGAGTTCGAGGTCGTTCCGGTCGGCATCACGAAGGAGGGCCGCTGGGTGCTCACCTCGGGCGACCCGGCGCAGCTCGCCATCGAGGGCCGCAGCCTGCCCGAGATCACCGCCGCCTCCGGCCGGGCCATCGTGCTGCCCGCCGACCCGACCAGCCACGAGCTGGTCGTGCTGGAGCCCGCCGAGGGCGCCGCCGCGCTGGCGGGCGTCGACGTGGTCTTCCCGGCGCTGCACGGGGCCTACGGCGAGGACGGCACCATCCAGGGGCTGCTGGAGATGGCGGGCATCCCGTACGTCGGGGCCAACGTGTTCGCCTCCGCGGCCGCCATGGACAAGGAGTTCACGAAGAAGCTCGCGGCCGCCGAGGGCATCCCGGTCGGGCCGTACGCGGTGCTGCGCAACGGGCAGGAGCTCAGCGAGGCCGACAAGGAGCGGCTGGGCCTGCCGGTGTTCGTCAAGCCGTCGCGGGCCGGGTCCTCGTTCGGCATCACCAAGGTCAACAGCTGGGACCAGCTCGACGCCGCGCTGGCCAAGGCGCGCGCGATCGACCCGAAGGTGCTCGTCGAGGCGGGCATCGTGGGCCGCGAGGTCGAGTGCGGCGTGCTGGAGAGCGAGGCCGGCGGCAGCGCCGAGGCCTCCGTGCTGGCCGAGGTGCGGGTCGTGGCCGGCGGCCACGAGTTCTACGACTTCGAGGCGAAGTATCTCGGCGAGGACTGCGAGTACGACCTGCCCGCGAACCTGCCGGCCGAGATCGCGGCCGAGGTGCAGGAGCTGGCGGTGCGCACGTTCACCGCGCTGGACTGCGCGGGGCTGGCCCGGGTCGACTTCTTCGTCACCGACGACCTGAAGGTCTACCTCAACGAGATCAACACCATGCCGGGCTTCACCTCGACCAGCATGTTCCCCCGGATGTGGGCGGCCAGCGGCCTCGACTACCCGAAGCTGGTGTCCCGCCTGATCCGCACCGCCCAGCGGCGCGGCACGGGCCTGCACTAG
- a CDS encoding DUF3515 family protein, translating into MSNDQTARSGRPSAKTIATVVALPIALLAGFGFFQAMRPPAEPAPEPSVAAGPQVMPTTPVTMDAPALTERQATVCRALLSQLPDQVRELPRRAVTAGHEQNAAYGEPALTLACGGPSPSYPPTDDVYTLDGVCWHKGDGAWTTVDREVPVRVTVPAAYDPAGQWVINFSKTLIATVPHAERIPPGCGTRA; encoded by the coding sequence ATGAGTAACGACCAGACGGCACGGTCGGGCCGACCGTCCGCCAAGACGATCGCCACCGTGGTCGCGCTGCCGATCGCACTGCTCGCGGGGTTCGGCTTCTTCCAGGCCATGCGGCCGCCGGCCGAACCCGCCCCGGAGCCCAGCGTCGCCGCCGGCCCGCAGGTGATGCCCACCACGCCGGTGACGATGGACGCCCCCGCGCTGACCGAGCGTCAGGCCACGGTGTGCCGGGCGCTGCTGTCGCAGCTGCCCGACCAGGTCCGCGAGCTGCCGCGCCGCGCGGTCACCGCCGGTCACGAGCAGAACGCGGCGTACGGCGAGCCGGCCCTGACGCTCGCCTGCGGCGGCCCGTCCCCGAGCTACCCGCCCACCGACGACGTGTACACCCTGGACGGCGTCTGCTGGCACAAGGGCGACGGCGCGTGGACCACGGTCGACCGCGAGGTGCCCGTGCGCGTCACCGTCCCGGCGGCGTACGACCCGGCCGGCCAGTGGGTCATCAACTTCTCCAAGACGCTGATCGCCACCGTGCCCCACGCCGAGCGCATCCCCCCGGGCTGCGGCACCCGAGCCTGA
- a CDS encoding Lrp/AsnC family transcriptional regulator has translation MVHAYILIQTSVGKSVDVSAAIGEIQGVTRVDAVTGPYDVIAMVEAHTVDELGKLVLSQIQLIPNITRTLTCPIIHL, from the coding sequence GTGGTCCACGCTTACATCCTGATTCAGACGTCGGTCGGCAAGTCCGTCGACGTCTCCGCGGCCATCGGCGAGATCCAGGGTGTCACCCGGGTGGACGCGGTGACCGGCCCGTACGACGTGATCGCCATGGTCGAGGCGCACACCGTCGACGAACTGGGCAAACTGGTGCTGTCACAGATCCAGTTGATACCCAACATCACCCGCACCCTGACGTGCCCCATCATCCACCTATGA
- a CDS encoding thiamine-phosphate kinase, with translation MSIARTGEFGLIERVVARLGTGPATIIGPGDDAALVIASDGRVVASTDVLVEGRHFRRDWAEAEDIGRRAAAANLADIAAMGATATALLVGLCVPPDLDVAWAEQLSDGLATEAALVGASVVGGDMTASPTLTIAVTALGDLHGLSPVLRSGAQVGDVVALAGRVGFAAAGYTVLSRGFRTPKILVEAYRRPVVPYALGPAAGRAGATSMIDVSDGLIADLGHIAHASKVGVNLHRSAFKVPEQMRDAALALGVDPYQWLLAGGDDHALAATFPVDVPLPEGWHVIGEVIEGSTVTLDNRPWYGPKGWDHFRA, from the coding sequence ATGAGCATCGCGCGGACGGGGGAGTTCGGGCTGATCGAACGAGTGGTGGCGCGGTTGGGCACCGGGCCGGCCACCATCATCGGGCCAGGCGACGACGCGGCACTGGTCATCGCCTCCGACGGGCGGGTCGTCGCCTCCACGGACGTGCTCGTCGAGGGGCGGCACTTCCGGCGGGACTGGGCCGAGGCCGAGGACATCGGCCGGCGGGCGGCGGCGGCGAACCTCGCCGACATCGCCGCCATGGGCGCGACCGCGACGGCGCTGCTGGTGGGCCTGTGCGTCCCGCCGGACCTGGACGTGGCCTGGGCCGAGCAGCTGTCCGACGGGCTGGCCACCGAGGCCGCGCTGGTCGGCGCGAGCGTGGTCGGCGGGGACATGACCGCCAGCCCCACGCTGACCATCGCGGTGACCGCGCTCGGCGACCTGCACGGGCTGTCGCCGGTGCTGCGGTCGGGCGCGCAGGTCGGTGACGTGGTCGCGCTGGCGGGGCGGGTCGGGTTCGCGGCGGCCGGATACACGGTGCTGTCGCGGGGCTTCCGCACCCCGAAGATCCTGGTCGAGGCGTATCGGCGGCCGGTGGTGCCGTACGCGCTGGGGCCGGCGGCGGGGCGGGCCGGGGCGACCTCGATGATCGACGTGTCGGACGGGCTGATCGCCGACCTCGGGCACATCGCGCATGCCAGCAAGGTGGGCGTCAACCTGCACCGCAGTGCGTTCAAGGTGCCCGAGCAGATGCGTGACGCGGCGCTCGCGCTGGGCGTGGACCCGTACCAGTGGCTGCTGGCCGGTGGCGACGATCACGCGCTGGCCGCGACGTTCCCCGTGGACGTGCCGCTGCCGGAGGGCTGGCACGTGATCGGCGAGGTGATCGAGGGCAGCACGGTGACGCTCGACAACCGCCCGTGGTACGGCCCGAAGGGGTGGGACCACTTCCGGGCATAG
- a CDS encoding GNAT family N-acetyltransferase, whose translation MTEIEIKPTRYGGSVARKLIAELMADLAERYGDSDATPIEAVEFDPPDGGFFVAYLDGSPVGCGGWRSWAGSEEIAEIKRVYTSATVRGKGVGRAIMAALESDARAHGRVRAILETGTAQPEAIALYHAIGYQLIDNFGHYRDEPGCRSFGRTL comes from the coding sequence GTGACCGAGATTGAGATCAAGCCGACGCGCTACGGCGGGTCGGTCGCCCGAAAGCTGATCGCCGAACTCATGGCTGACCTGGCCGAACGTTACGGCGACTCCGACGCGACCCCGATCGAGGCCGTCGAGTTCGACCCGCCGGACGGCGGCTTCTTCGTGGCATACCTCGACGGCTCGCCGGTCGGCTGCGGTGGCTGGCGCAGCTGGGCGGGCTCCGAGGAGATCGCCGAGATCAAGCGTGTCTACACCTCGGCCACGGTGCGCGGCAAGGGCGTCGGCAGGGCGATCATGGCGGCCCTGGAGTCCGACGCCCGGGCGCACGGCCGGGTCCGCGCGATCCTGGAGACGGGCACCGCCCAGCCCGAGGCGATCGCCCTGTACCACGCCATCGGCTACCAGCTGATCGACAACTTCGGCCACTACCGCGACGAGCCCGGCTGCCGCTCCTTCGGCCGCACCCTCTGA
- the rpmB gene encoding 50S ribosomal protein L28, with amino-acid sequence MAAVCDVCGKGPGFGHNVPWSKKKTNRRWNPNIQTVRTPAGGGNSRKVQACTSCLKAGKVTRA; translated from the coding sequence GTGGCTGCCGTGTGCGACGTCTGTGGCAAGGGACCGGGCTTCGGTCACAACGTGCCCTGGTCGAAGAAGAAGACCAACCGCCGCTGGAACCCGAACATCCAGACGGTGCGTACCCCCGCTGGTGGCGGCAATTCCCGCAAGGTCCAGGCCTGCACCTCGTGCCTGAAGGCCGGCAAGGTCACCCGCGCCTGA
- a CDS encoding DAK2 domain-containing protein, with the protein MLEVLDIAAVRRWSSLAVAGLSRHEQALNQLNVYPVPDGDTGTNLLLTLSAAEQALAGSLTDAPSAGVVLRTMARGALLGARGNSGVISAQWLAGLADSVDGDGLAAALDAAAKSAYAAVAHPVEGTILTVARAAAEAADQGSDEPAAARAAVLGAREALARTPEQLPVLAAAGVVDAGGQGLVLLLEALLEALTGEHDESEVDGAAARDPEHGHDHDHAGHGHGTGRAALTYRGPAYEVQFLIDTGAAEIAELRRALDRLGDSLVIVGGAPTWRVHVHVDDAGAALEAGLAAGRPYQIQITHLTSATAEGAPRRPDPTARAVVVTAAGDGIEELLIAEGAVAIGGNPSTAEVLDAILATGAGRVAVLPTDSNLRAVCQAAAEEAFGEGVKVRVVPTRSPVQALAALAVRDHARRFEDDVIAMAEAAGACRSAEVTTASREALTVAGRCRPGDVIALVEGEVNLIGDDLVTVCCGLLDRMLASGGELVTLLTGAQAPEGLVEALTAHVATRWPFVEVHAYPGGQPHYPLLVGVE; encoded by the coding sequence GTGCTGGAGGTCCTGGACATCGCGGCGGTGCGGCGCTGGAGCTCGCTGGCCGTGGCCGGTTTGAGTCGGCACGAGCAGGCGCTGAACCAGCTGAACGTGTATCCGGTGCCCGACGGCGACACCGGCACCAACCTGTTGCTGACGCTGTCCGCGGCGGAGCAGGCGCTGGCCGGCTCGCTGACCGACGCGCCGTCGGCGGGGGTGGTGCTGCGCACCATGGCCCGCGGCGCGCTGCTGGGCGCGCGCGGCAACTCCGGCGTCATCAGCGCGCAGTGGCTGGCCGGCCTGGCCGACTCCGTGGACGGCGACGGGCTGGCGGCGGCGCTCGACGCGGCGGCCAAGTCGGCGTACGCCGCGGTGGCGCACCCGGTCGAGGGCACCATCCTCACCGTGGCCAGGGCTGCCGCCGAGGCCGCTGATCAGGGCTCCGACGAGCCGGCCGCCGCGCGCGCGGCGGTGCTGGGGGCGCGCGAGGCGCTGGCGCGCACGCCGGAGCAGCTGCCGGTGCTGGCCGCGGCCGGGGTGGTGGACGCGGGCGGGCAGGGCCTGGTGCTGCTGCTGGAGGCGCTGCTGGAGGCGCTGACCGGCGAGCACGACGAGAGCGAGGTCGACGGTGCGGCGGCGCGTGACCCGGAGCACGGGCATGACCACGATCACGCCGGGCACGGCCACGGGACGGGGCGGGCGGCGCTGACCTACCGCGGGCCCGCGTACGAGGTGCAGTTCCTGATCGACACGGGGGCCGCGGAGATCGCCGAGCTGCGGCGCGCGCTGGACCGGCTGGGCGACTCGCTGGTCATCGTCGGCGGCGCGCCGACCTGGCGGGTGCACGTGCACGTGGACGACGCGGGCGCGGCGCTGGAGGCGGGGCTCGCGGCCGGGCGGCCGTACCAGATCCAGATCACCCACCTGACCAGCGCGACCGCGGAGGGCGCGCCGCGACGGCCCGATCCGACGGCCCGCGCGGTGGTCGTCACCGCGGCCGGCGACGGCATCGAGGAGCTGCTCATCGCCGAGGGCGCGGTGGCCATCGGCGGCAACCCGTCCACCGCGGAGGTGCTGGACGCGATCCTCGCCACCGGCGCGGGCCGGGTGGCGGTGCTGCCCACCGACTCCAACCTGCGCGCGGTGTGCCAGGCCGCGGCGGAGGAGGCGTTCGGCGAGGGCGTCAAGGTGCGGGTGGTGCCCACCCGCTCGCCGGTGCAGGCGCTGGCCGCGCTGGCGGTGCGCGACCACGCCCGCCGGTTCGAGGACGACGTGATCGCGATGGCCGAGGCGGCCGGCGCGTGCCGCTCGGCGGAGGTCACCACGGCCAGCCGGGAGGCCCTGACGGTGGCCGGTCGCTGCCGCCCGGGAGATGTCATCGCCCTGGTCGAGGGCGAGGTCAACCTGATCGGCGACGACCTGGTGACCGTGTGCTGCGGGCTGCTGGACCGCATGCTGGCCAGCGGCGGCGAGCTGGTGACCCTGCTCACCGGCGCGCAGGCCCCGGAGGGGCTGGTCGAGGCGCTGACCGCGCACGTGGCGACCCGCTGGCCGTTCGTCGAGGTGCACGCGTACCCCGGCGGCCAGCCGCACTACCCGCTGCTGGTGGGGGTCGAATGA